A single region of the Candidatus Chlorobium masyuteum genome encodes:
- the cobU gene encoding bifunctional adenosylcobinamide kinase/adenosylcobinamide-phosphate guanylyltransferase, which yields MSKVMYVTGGARSGKSTFALQLAADYRNRVFVATAEPFDDEMQHRIGRYQEERSNRFMTLEEPLFPQRAFRNLPLGTDVVLLDCLTMWTRNLTHHLEDHRAIDEQIAHFLDVLRKPPCDVILVSKEIGMGIVPENAVSRQFRDAAGMINQKVAAIATEAWFLCSGLSVRLK from the coding sequence ATGAGTAAGGTAATGTATGTCACGGGAGGGGCGAGGAGCGGCAAAAGCACATTTGCCCTGCAACTGGCTGCTGACTACCGGAACAGGGTGTTTGTTGCGACGGCTGAGCCGTTTGATGATGAGATGCAGCATCGTATCGGCAGGTATCAGGAGGAGCGGAGCAACCGGTTTATGACACTGGAGGAGCCCCTTTTTCCGCAGCGTGCTTTCCGGAATTTGCCTCTCGGCACCGATGTTGTTCTGCTCGACTGCCTGACGATGTGGACGCGAAATCTTACGCATCATTTGGAAGATCACCGGGCGATTGATGAGCAGATCGCGCATTTTCTTGATGTTCTTCGAAAGCCGCCCTGTGATGTTATTCTTGTATCAAAAGAGATAGGGATGGGTATAGTGCCCGAGAATGCAGTCTCCCGTCAATTCCGGGATGCAGCCGGTATGATAAACCAGAAGGTAGCCGCCATTGCCACAGAGGCATGGTTTCTCTGCAGCGGCCTCTCGGTTCGGCTGAAATAA